A portion of the Acidisarcina polymorpha genome contains these proteins:
- a CDS encoding lytic transglycosylase domain-containing protein — MPSLAFSQSPKSFEEACVGRYARQYRVPPELIGAFIDVESNWNPHAVSNKGAVGVMQLMPATARRFGASQPFDPEQNIAAGTRYVTTLMWEFHGEMRLVAAAYYAGDRWVGRRLLEYRNPDVVAYVEAVRRQYERRKHLTDQLQRR; from the coding sequence ATGCCGAGCCTTGCGTTCTCACAAAGCCCAAAGAGCTTCGAGGAAGCATGCGTTGGGCGTTACGCGCGCCAGTACCGTGTGCCACCAGAACTTATTGGAGCGTTCATCGACGTGGAATCAAACTGGAATCCCCATGCGGTATCGAATAAAGGCGCGGTGGGAGTCATGCAATTGATGCCGGCCACGGCACGACGTTTTGGCGCTTCTCAGCCCTTCGATCCGGAGCAAAACATTGCGGCTGGCACGCGATACGTTACAACGCTGATGTGGGAGTTCCACGGAGAGATGCGTTTGGTCGCCGCTGCCTATTACGCCGGAGATAGATGGGTTGGAAGGCGCCTCCTCGAGTATCGCAATCCAGATGTCGTCGCTTACGTCGAGGCAGTGCGACGGCAATATGAAAGGCGAAAGCACCTGACCGATCAACTTCAAAGGAGATAA
- a CDS encoding tyrosine-type recombinase/integrase, giving the protein MMARTRTYADRVNVIKMIKIDGKWPFAPVIEHNGKIVRDHVLVNGKDEHHPEGRYYLEWYEDGKKRRQPIEKFEEAVPAARAKFIELQARKAGILVELPKLQIRPAPPAPAPGLVAAEQPDPSRLTMVVAIDRYLEFCKKQRSLRTFRTYRPALQNYFLNSFTKTYVDEVDRDDILRYIGYCFDHGLAARSVYDKVVTVLTLLKRHGHKKLIESSDWPDYVETIRPVYEPEEIHSMLRVATPIEALLIKFFLTSGFRNRETRFLSWYDLDFRNSLARVTSKPIWKFNPKNYEERVVPLPTAMIEQLQQLKEERGASAADLVFPNTVGKPDTLHLEIIKKVAWRAKLNCGQCVSERGFKCAQGPYCERIFLHKFRHTFATQHLRDGIDIRTLQNWMGHRSIKSTMVYLKGIQSRDALAKVNAGTLAAFVA; this is encoded by the coding sequence ATGATGGCTCGAACAAGAACCTATGCAGACCGCGTCAACGTCATCAAGATGATCAAGATCGACGGCAAGTGGCCCTTTGCCCCTGTCATCGAGCATAACGGCAAAATCGTCCGGGATCACGTCCTAGTCAACGGCAAAGACGAACATCACCCGGAAGGCCGTTACTACCTGGAGTGGTACGAGGACGGCAAGAAACGCCGACAGCCAATCGAGAAGTTTGAGGAAGCTGTTCCGGCCGCTCGCGCCAAGTTCATTGAGCTCCAGGCCCGAAAGGCCGGCATCCTGGTCGAGCTCCCGAAGCTACAGATTCGACCGGCGCCTCCGGCGCCAGCTCCAGGTTTGGTAGCCGCTGAACAACCGGACCCCAGTCGGCTGACGATGGTCGTCGCTATCGATCGATATCTTGAGTTCTGCAAGAAGCAGCGCAGCCTCCGGACCTTTCGGACCTACCGGCCGGCTCTTCAGAACTACTTCCTGAACTCGTTCACCAAGACGTATGTGGACGAGGTCGACCGGGACGATATCCTCCGATACATCGGCTACTGTTTCGACCATGGCCTCGCAGCCCGCTCGGTGTACGACAAGGTGGTGACCGTGCTCACCCTTCTCAAGCGCCACGGACACAAGAAGCTGATCGAATCCAGCGACTGGCCCGACTACGTCGAGACCATCCGGCCCGTTTACGAACCCGAAGAGATCCACTCCATGCTCCGGGTCGCCACTCCCATCGAGGCGCTCCTGATCAAATTCTTTCTCACCTCCGGGTTCCGGAATCGTGAGACGCGGTTCCTATCCTGGTACGATCTCGACTTCCGAAACAGTCTGGCGCGGGTCACGTCCAAGCCAATCTGGAAGTTCAATCCGAAGAACTATGAGGAGAGAGTGGTGCCTCTACCGACTGCAATGATCGAACAACTGCAGCAGCTCAAGGAGGAGCGTGGCGCGAGCGCAGCCGATCTGGTGTTCCCCAACACTGTCGGGAAGCCAGATACTCTCCATCTCGAAATCATCAAGAAGGTGGCATGGAGAGCCAAACTGAACTGCGGGCAGTGCGTCTCGGAGCGCGGATTCAAGTGTGCTCAGGGACCATACTGCGAGCGGATCTTCCTGCACAAATTCCGGCACACCTTCGCGACCCAACACCTGCGCGACGGCATTGACATTCGTACTCTACAGAACTGGATGGGACACCGCAGCATCAAGTCCACCATGGTGTATCTGAAAGGCATCCAGTCGCGAGACGCGTTGGCCAAAGTGAATGCAGGAACGTTGGCAGCATTCGTTGCCTGA
- a CDS encoding redoxin domain-containing protein — translation MATLLTPGTLAPEFRLPVTPDQKLGLNELRGKPVILAFYPADWSPVCGDQMALYNEILPEFRKYGAELLGISVDGAWCHEAFAKERNIHFPLLADFEPKGAVARAFGAYREEDGMAERALFVIDKDGTIRWSYCSPIAVNPGADGILDALEALPK, via the coding sequence ATGGCAACGCTGCTGACCCCAGGAACGCTCGCCCCCGAATTTCGTCTCCCGGTTACTCCAGATCAAAAGCTAGGGCTTAACGAACTACGCGGGAAACCGGTCATATTGGCCTTCTATCCGGCAGATTGGAGTCCGGTCTGCGGGGATCAAATGGCCCTTTATAACGAAATTCTTCCCGAGTTTAGAAAATACGGCGCGGAACTGCTCGGCATTTCTGTGGACGGAGCGTGGTGTCACGAAGCCTTCGCAAAGGAGCGGAACATTCACTTTCCTCTGCTTGCGGATTTCGAACCGAAGGGTGCGGTGGCTCGCGCCTTTGGCGCCTATCGGGAAGAAGACGGAATGGCAGAACGCGCCTTGTTTGTGATCGACAAGGACGGGACGATTCGCTGGAGTTATTGTTCTCCGATTGCGGTCAATCCAGGCGCTGACGGCATACTCGACGCGCTCGAAGCCTTGCCGAAATAG
- a CDS encoding DsbA family protein has product MTTLKVSVGADDHVKGDENAPCTLVEYGDYECPHCARAVPIVKRLEKHFGKRLRLVFRHFPLSQLHPHAESAAETAEFAAAGGKFWEMHDLLFDNQDRLGMALYEELVEELNLSGSEWSKALESKVYLPHVRDDFAGGVRSGVNGTPTFFINGKRNNGPFDYEYLAQAIDDALRAHTG; this is encoded by the coding sequence ATGACGACTCTAAAAGTATCGGTTGGAGCAGATGACCATGTGAAGGGCGATGAAAACGCGCCCTGCACTCTGGTCGAATATGGGGATTATGAATGTCCGCATTGTGCCCGCGCCGTGCCCATCGTGAAACGCCTTGAGAAGCATTTTGGAAAGCGGCTGCGGCTCGTATTTCGCCATTTCCCGCTAAGCCAGCTGCATCCTCACGCCGAATCGGCTGCAGAAACAGCGGAGTTCGCGGCTGCAGGGGGGAAGTTCTGGGAGATGCATGATCTTCTCTTTGACAATCAAGATCGGCTTGGCATGGCTCTCTATGAGGAGCTTGTCGAGGAGTTGAATCTCTCGGGATCTGAATGGAGCAAGGCCCTCGAATCGAAGGTCTACCTTCCTCACGTGCGTGACGATTTTGCCGGCGGCGTTCGAAGCGGAGTCAATGGAACGCCGACGTTCTTTATCAACGGCAAGCGCAATAACGGTCCTTTCGATTATGAGTATCTGGCGCAGGCGATCGACGACGCTTTGAGAGCGCACACGGGCTAG
- a CDS encoding helix-turn-helix domain-containing protein, translating into MKLVQLVESKNEALRVRDVAPILGVSIQQVYKMAAKGQIPSFRIASSIRFDPEDFAEWLRKQYPLRGAVHLNHSSRPA; encoded by the coding sequence ATGAAGCTGGTTCAACTGGTCGAAAGCAAGAACGAGGCCCTGCGCGTGCGCGATGTCGCGCCAATCCTCGGGGTTTCCATTCAGCAGGTTTATAAGATGGCCGCCAAGGGTCAGATACCTTCGTTCAGGATTGCGAGCTCAATACGATTCGACCCTGAGGATTTCGCGGAATGGCTCCGAAAGCAGTATCCGCTACGTGGCGCAGTCCACCTCAATCATTCCTCCCGACCCGCTTGA
- a CDS encoding AAA family ATPase — translation MFNSLADLSTKLTATGYFIDPVMTQVVFLAGKLQKPLLLEGPAGSGKTQLALSVAAAAGTHVERLQCYRGVTEAQAIGSFDAGLQRIYMEFSKGHHEDWKSVQSSLIGRDFFRPGPLMRALECERPCVLLIDELDKVDEGFEAMLLEILSVWELSIPEFGTVRARSVPFVVLTSNEERRLGDPIRRRSLYVRVEHPTPEREAEIIASRTPEADDSFHREIAGIALSFRNYSLEKPPSVSEMIDFARALELLGTDRVTEDLRDVLMPFLAKTEKDRRHLMLREGFKSLLDDGARFAQKMATQQKVSK, via the coding sequence ATGTTTAACTCCCTCGCAGATCTCTCAACAAAACTCACCGCCACCGGCTACTTTATCGACCCGGTGATGACTCAGGTCGTCTTCCTCGCGGGCAAGCTACAGAAGCCGCTTTTGCTCGAAGGGCCGGCCGGATCGGGCAAAACGCAACTTGCCCTATCAGTCGCAGCAGCTGCGGGCACCCACGTAGAGCGGCTGCAATGCTATCGAGGAGTCACGGAAGCTCAGGCGATCGGCAGCTTCGATGCAGGCCTCCAGCGAATCTATATGGAGTTTTCTAAAGGGCATCATGAAGATTGGAAGTCTGTCCAGTCAAGCCTCATAGGCCGAGATTTCTTTCGGCCTGGACCCCTGATGCGTGCGCTCGAGTGTGAACGCCCTTGTGTCTTGTTGATCGACGAATTGGACAAAGTAGATGAAGGTTTTGAAGCAATGTTGCTTGAAATCCTATCCGTTTGGGAGCTCTCTATTCCAGAGTTTGGAACCGTCCGCGCCCGCAGTGTCCCATTCGTTGTTCTCACCAGCAACGAGGAGCGAAGACTTGGCGATCCGATCCGCAGACGCAGTCTCTATGTCCGAGTAGAACACCCGACGCCGGAGCGAGAGGCCGAGATTATAGCGAGCCGTACGCCTGAGGCTGACGATTCATTCCATCGTGAGATCGCCGGGATCGCTCTGTCTTTCCGCAACTACTCGTTGGAGAAGCCGCCGTCCGTCTCCGAGATGATCGACTTCGCTCGCGCACTGGAACTCCTCGGAACCGACCGAGTTACGGAAGACCTCCGTGATGTATTGATGCCGTTTCTTGCAAAGACGGAAAAAGATAGACGGCACCTAATGTTGCGGGAGGGGTTCAAGAGCCTGCTCGACGACGGTGCACGCTTTGCTCAGAAGATGGCTACGCAGCAAAAGGTGTCGAAGTGA
- a CDS encoding prolyl oligopeptidase family serine peptidase, protein MKSLSYLVLGLLVTPLFGQPRPITLQDLVSTGAAGRRAGVLAPDGKHFAVIQQGQLALLPVDGGAAVPLTDTAGAKSEVSWSRDSRKLAFVSGGDIWVVSASGGQARELTSGPVGPGDPRGATDHFPMWNPNGHWILFQSGRRGWNELYVVSDDGKTRSYIASTEIYSGRDQIGNSSPDHGDAVSSDRFDPNPAWSPDGKSISYTERSRAFFSGKLKLIGFNSATGTTDGSARDLYIAKNDRGGAWAVNTVAWSPDSTTLAVVLQETGWDKIFLISAAGLDQPKQLTTGESEDENPVYSPDGSMIAFVSNRDLPEERHIWIVPVKGGAPRRLTHEPGIEGTPQWSPDSKTLYFSRGTALRTASTYSASINGGGDLRPIEPPAVSIYEQAGLPPPEVAHFSGKDGLPLAGILYRPLGFKPGVKYPAVIWAHGGPEGQDVLGLSPWSLFLAQRGFLVFEPNFRGSTGYGEKFRNLNVEDSGGGEIDDIGAAVGYLVQQGLGDPKRVAIGGGSHGGTVVANAVTKLPDTFAAGLELFGVVDRALFLQYTNRNSKIRWETKMGGTPEEKPAVYRKANILPDVDKIRTPLLIMHGEEDPQVPPQESAEFVEALKKGGKTYDYVTYPREGHGFQEREHRLDAYRKQLAFLEKYLQPDSPIAAPE, encoded by the coding sequence ATGAAAAGCCTGTCATATCTTGTTCTGGGACTGTTGGTAACACCGCTCTTCGGCCAGCCGCGGCCGATCACCTTGCAGGATCTTGTATCCACGGGGGCGGCTGGTAGGCGTGCCGGTGTACTCGCACCCGATGGCAAGCATTTCGCAGTGATCCAGCAGGGACAACTCGCTCTCCTGCCAGTCGACGGAGGCGCAGCCGTCCCGCTCACCGATACGGCTGGCGCGAAATCGGAGGTTAGCTGGTCCCGAGACAGTCGGAAGTTGGCCTTTGTCAGCGGAGGGGACATATGGGTCGTTTCAGCCTCCGGAGGTCAAGCCCGGGAGCTGACCAGCGGCCCGGTCGGACCCGGAGATCCGCGAGGCGCGACTGACCATTTTCCCATGTGGAATCCAAACGGTCACTGGATCCTCTTCCAGTCCGGTCGCCGCGGATGGAACGAGTTATATGTCGTGAGCGACGATGGCAAGACCAGGAGTTACATCGCTTCGACAGAAATCTATTCCGGGCGGGACCAGATAGGAAACTCCAGCCCCGACCACGGAGACGCGGTATCCTCCGATCGTTTCGACCCGAACCCCGCATGGTCGCCGGATGGTAAGTCCATCTCCTATACCGAGCGGTCGCGCGCCTTCTTCTCCGGCAAGCTGAAATTAATCGGATTTAACTCCGCCACAGGAACCACTGACGGATCAGCCAGGGATCTTTACATCGCGAAAAATGACCGCGGCGGGGCGTGGGCTGTAAACACCGTGGCCTGGTCGCCTGACAGCACGACGCTCGCGGTGGTATTGCAGGAGACTGGCTGGGACAAGATCTTTCTCATCTCCGCCGCCGGCCTTGATCAGCCAAAACAGCTCACAACCGGTGAATCTGAGGACGAAAATCCCGTCTATTCCCCAGACGGTTCGATGATCGCCTTTGTCTCCAATCGCGATCTTCCCGAGGAGCGCCACATCTGGATCGTGCCGGTCAAAGGAGGCGCCCCGCGAAGATTGACGCATGAACCCGGCATTGAAGGTACGCCGCAGTGGTCCCCCGACAGCAAGACGCTTTACTTCTCCCGCGGCACCGCCCTGCGCACTGCCAGCACGTATTCCGCCTCGATCAACGGTGGCGGAGACCTTCGTCCCATTGAACCTCCAGCTGTCTCCATTTACGAACAAGCAGGATTGCCCCCGCCGGAGGTTGCCCACTTCAGCGGCAAAGACGGACTCCCGCTCGCCGGAATTCTCTACCGTCCCCTGGGCTTCAAACCAGGAGTCAAATATCCCGCGGTCATCTGGGCGCATGGAGGTCCCGAAGGACAGGATGTTCTTGGACTTTCCCCATGGTCGCTGTTCCTGGCCCAGCGCGGCTTTCTCGTCTTTGAGCCGAACTTTCGTGGCAGTACCGGCTACGGCGAGAAGTTCCGCAACCTGAACGTTGAGGATTCCGGCGGAGGCGAAATCGATGACATCGGGGCAGCCGTTGGCTATCTCGTCCAACAAGGACTCGGCGATCCGAAGCGGGTTGCGATCGGCGGCGGCAGTCACGGCGGCACGGTGGTCGCCAATGCGGTCACGAAACTGCCCGACACCTTCGCCGCCGGTCTGGAACTCTTCGGAGTAGTCGACCGCGCACTCTTCCTTCAATACACCAACCGCAATTCAAAGATTCGCTGGGAAACCAAAATGGGTGGGACGCCAGAGGAGAAGCCGGCGGTTTATCGTAAAGCCAACATCTTGCCGGATGTCGACAAGATCCGAACTCCGCTGTTAATCATGCACGGCGAAGAAGACCCGCAGGTGCCCCCGCAGGAATCGGCCGAATTCGTGGAGGCGCTCAAGAAGGGCGGCAAAACCTATGACTATGTCACCTATCCCCGCGAAGGACACGGCTTTCAGGAGCGGGAGCACCGTCTGGATGCGTACAGGAAACAGCTGGCATTTCTCGAGAAATACCTCCAGCCCGACTCCCCAATCGCCGCCCCGGAGTAG